In Paraglaciecola sp. T6c, the sequence CGATTATGCAGTGGATCTTCGCTGCCTTATTTGGCGGGTATGCAGCGGCTAACTTATTGAAATGGCATTGGTGGCGATTCAACGCCTATGGTTATTTCTGGGGCATGTTAGCAGGTTTGATTGGGGCGCTGGTGTTACCGATTGCGCTCCCCGATGTGCAACCCTTAATGGCATTTCCGCTGCTACTGGTATTCGGATTGGTTGGCTCGATTGCAGGGACTTTACTGACACCCCCTGAATCAGACGAGGTGTTATGTGAGTTTTATCGAACGGTGAAACCCTGGGGGGCATGGGGACCAATTCGTGACAAAGTCATAGCCTTGGATCCTGGCTTTGCCCCAAACAAAGAATTTTCTCGTGACATGTTCAATGTTGCTATCGGTATCGTGTGGCAAATAGCCTTAGTGGTGATGCCGATTTATTTAGTGATTCAGCAGTGGTGGTCCATGTTGGCAGCCTTTGGGGTCATTGTTGTGACCAGTTGGATCTTAAAAAAGAACTGGTTAGACAAACTCCCCGACTGAGTACAAGTTTACGCAAAAGAGTGATTAATATAATGAAAAAACAATTTTTAGCGGGCGCATTCTCGCTATGTGCTGTGGGCAGCCTTGCTGGTTGTGCCACAAGCTCAGTTTCTAGCATGCAACAAGCTTCAGTGCCACAGGCCACAATCGTCCAGGTCGCTGACGAGCAGTTATTACAATACGCAGACCCATTTATTGGCACAGGCGGCCACGGCCACACGTTTCCCGGTGCAGTGGTACCTTTTGGTATGGTGCAATTAAGCCCTGACAATCCTTCTAAAGGCTGGGATTGGACTTCCGGTTATAACTACAGTGACAACCAGTTGCTTGGTTTTAGCCATACGCATTTATCTGGCACTGGTGTTGGTGACTTGCTTGATGTGCTTGTGATGCCGTTTCGTGGTGATTACAAAACCCGACGTGATAATGAACTAAAGCACGTAGTGAGTGAGTATTCACATTCTGATGAAAGTGCCTCACCCGGATACTACCAAGTGGGGTTGCCTGAAGAGCAGGTTAACGCCGAGCTAACGGCAACCGAGCGCACTGGTGTTCATCGTTATACCTTTTCAGGCCAAGAAGACGCTAAAGTATTAATCGATTTAGGCTATGCCCAGAACTACGATAAATCTGTGGCCACCTTTATGCGTGTGATAGACGATAGCACCTTAGTGGGCTATCGCATTTCAACCGGCTGGAGTGACTACCAGCCTGTGTATTTTGTTGCCAAGTTTAACCAACCCTTTGCACATCAGTTTTACAAAGAAGGCGAAGCGCTAGCCGGCCCGTTCATCAATGCGGAAAAAAGCGAAGTGGTGCTTAACTTTGGTGACATTGCTGATAAGGCTTTGGTGGCAAAAGTAGGTATTTCTTACGTGAGTATTGCTGGAGCGAAGCAAAACTTAGCAGCAGAAGTCGCTGATTTTGATTTCGATAATACTAAGCGGCAAGCACAAGCACTGTGGGCAGCTCAATTAGGCAAGTTTAACGTCACTGATGATAACGAGCAGGCGAAACGTAAGTTCTACACCGCGTTGTATCATTCGTTTTTAGCCCCCCAGACATTTAATGACGTTAATGGCAGCTATTTCGGTGCAGATGGCAGCGCCCACAATAGTCAGCAATTCAAGCGTTACTCCTTGTTCTCGCTATGGGATACGTTTCGCGCATTACATCCTTTATTGACCATTTCTAACGGTGAGCGGGTCAATGACATGGTCAGCTCGATGATGGCCTTTTATGACGAAACCGGCTTATTGCCTTCGTGGGATTTAATGGCCAATGAAACCGATGTGATGATCGGGTATCACGCAGTGCCAGTGATAGTGGATGCGTACTTTAAAGGGTTGACTGATGTAGACCCTGAATTGTTATTTCAGGCGTTGAAAGCCTCTGCAATGCAAACGCGTTTTGGTATCGATCTGTTTGCTGAGTATGGTTATGTGCCCTCTGACTTAGAAGTAGAAGCCGTATCGAAAACCCTAGAATATGCTTTTGATGACTGGGCAATTGCACGCATGGCTAAAGCGCTTAATAAAAACGCTGACTATGCCTATTTCACGCAACGAGCTGAGTCTTATAAAACCTTGTTCGATAAACAAACCGGCTTTATGCGTGGTAAAACCCAACAGGGTGAATGGGTGAAAAACTTCAGCCCAACCCATGTAGACCACCGCACGACGGATTACACCGAGGCGAATGCGTGGCAGTACACTTGGTTTGTGCCCCACGATGTTGATGGCTTGATGGCATTATTCGGCGGTGAAGCGCCATTTCTAAATAAATTAGATACCTTATTTAGTACTGATTCCTTTATGGAAGGAGATGTATCACCGGATATTTCTGGCTTGATTGGGCAGTATGCCCACGGTAATGAGCCTGTACATCATGTGCCTTACATGTATTCCCTGACGTCGCAAAAATGGAAAGGCGAACAGCGCATAAAAGAGATCCGCGAGACCATGTATCGCGATAACCCAGATGGATTATCGGGTAATGACGATGTGGGACAAATGTCTGCTTGGTATGTCTTTAGTGCTCTTGGGTTCTACCCACTAAACCCAGCCGATGGGCAGTATGTACTAGGCACCCCGCAGTTTGATTCAGTGCAGATCCAACTGCCAGACGATAAAGTTTTCACTATTAAGCGTGTGCAATCCGCTGAAGATACGGCTGGCTATGTAAAAGAAGCCACACTTAATGGTCAGCCTGTCAATATGAACACCATTAGTCACAGTGAATTGATGCAGGGCGGCGAGCTTATTTTCACTTTTTGATATTTAGTAATTTAACAAGGTGGCGCTATTCGCCACCTTTTTTTTGACGATTTTCCGGAGACTCCAATGACCAGTATCATGGCAAGAGAGGCTGCATCAGCCTCTGAACTGTTAGCTAAGCAACTTATGCTAAATCATGAAAGTTGTGAGCGTATTGCTCAGAAAATACAACTCCTTAACCCAAGCGTAGTGTATATAGTGGCGCGAGGTTCGTCAGACCATGCTGGCGTATTTGCTAAATACCTGATTGAGGTGGAGCTGGGTATTCCCGTGGTGGCTGCCGCACCTTCCGTGGTGACTGTGTTTCACAAACAACTCAAACTTGATAACGCGTTGGTTATCGGTATTTCTCAATCAGGACGCAGCCCAGATATTCTTCAGCATATGCAAATGGCGAAAGATGCTGGAGCGCTGTGCATTGGTCTAGTGAATGATGAATCTTCTCCGTTAGCTAAATTAGTGGATCAGCTTCTTCCTTTACGGGTTGAGCAAGAAGTGGCAGTGGCGGCAACAAAAAGCTATTTGGCGTGTTTAAGCGCCCTTCTACAATTGGTGGCGCATTGTAAGAAAGACCCAGAACTGATGGCCGCAGTAAGCGAAATTCCCAAGGCTTTAAGTCTTGCCATAGAGGGGTCGAAGCAATTGCACAGTGATATGTTCAAAGGATGTGATAAGTGCATTGTACTTGGCCGTGGCTTTGGCTACGCCATAGCTAAAGAGGTGGCGTTAAAATTAAAAGAAGTTTGTGCTATTCAAGCAGAGGCGTTTTCTAGTGCGGAGTTTGTGCACGGCCCTGTGGCACTGGCGCAAAAACCTTTAAAAGTGCTCAGTTTAGGATTGCTCGATGAGTCCCAGGTCGCCCACGAGCAACAAATAGATGACGTAACCCAGCGCGGGGCAAGTGTGCTGAGTATGAAGCCATTTCCCGATGATGTGCATCCTAGACTTGGTGCATTAATGATCATGCAGCGTTTCTACCTTGATATTGCTGACATATCCCTGCAATTGGGTTGTGATCCGGATTCGCCACAAGGATTAAATAAAGTGACGCTAACCGTGTAAAGTAAATCGTGCTTACTGCGGTAAAACTCGGTAAGCACGGTCTTTGTTTTAAATACTCTTATTGATTGGTGCTTGTTTAGGGTATAAGCATTCTATGAAGTTAAAGACGTAAAACTCGTTTTTTGTTGTGCTCTCATCCTACCTTTTCTCTCCTAACGTATTGTCTGCGATATGTATTTTTATTCTCACGTGTTATTTATTTACCATTTTATGCTATGTTTTTAATCATAGGGATTTATCGTTAAGGGATTAAAATTTATACCTAAGTGTGCGTACTTATACCGGTTTAGGGTGGTTATTTGTTACAAGATCTATACATTACGCCCTCCGAAAATTTACCTTCGATACACTCCAATTACGGGGAACACCATGTTGAAACACACGATAAAAAAAATATCTCTAACAGCGGCCTTGTTATTAGGCAGCGCTTCAGTTTTTGCTGAAGTTGTTGTTATTGTGCATCCATCTAATAGCGCTAGCATTGATGCAAAAACCACCCAACGAATTTTTTTAGGAAAAGAGAAGAAATTTTCCTCTGGAGAACAAGCCACTCCAATTAACCAAGCTGCAGGCACTGCAAGTCGTAATAGTTTTGATAACGACACGCTTGGTCGAAATTCTGCCCAAGTATCCGCTTATTGGTCAAAGCTAGTTTTTACCGGAAAGGGTATCCCGCCCAAAGAAGTAGCCAACGATGGTGAAGTCATCGCTATTGTAGCTGCTAATCCAAATGCCATTGGTTACGTGGACAGTGGCTCAGTTGACGCATCTGTAAAAGCAATTCCATTAAACTAGTCAAGGATCATAAAATGAAAAATTTAAGTAAAACAATGGTATTGCTAACATCTTTGGGATTTGGTTGTGCCGCAAATGCAGAATTAAGAATTAACGGTTTCGCGAACTTAGTCGGCGGGATTACCAGTAGTGATGATGCACTGTATGGTTACGATGATTCGTTTTCGTTTAAGTCTGAAAGCTCATTCGCTTTGCAGGTCAGCGGCGACATAAACGATAAAATGACTGCTACCGGCCAAATTATTGCGCGCGGCGAAGATGATTATGACGCTGACTTCGAGTGGGCCTACTTTACTTTTAATGCCACGGATCACGTGAGTATTTCAGCGGGTCGATTACGTCTTCCACTTTTTAAATATTCTGCTTCTCGTGATGTTGGTTATTCATATCATTGGGTGAATACCCCTCGTTCTATTTACGATGTACCTTTTAATAATTTAGATGGTCTGCGTGTTGATTACGCAAATTACCTAGGTGATTGGGAATACAATTTGCAGCTGGCCGTGGGTACCTTTAGTGGTGATAACGACTTAGGTGATGTTGAAGGCAAAAATGTCATTGTTGGTACTGCTGAAGTGCAACGTGATTGGTTCAAAGCCCGTGTGGTAGCTGGTCGCGGTAACGTCACCTTGGAAGCGGATAATGTAGACAACATTACTAATGCTTTAGCGCAAATATCTCCAGTACTTGCTAATGAGTTGGCACTAGATGATGACAGTGGCGTGTTCTTAGGTCTTGGCTTAGAAGCCGATTTTTACGATTGGTTTATAAGTGGTGAAATAACCTCTATTGATGTGGAAGATTCATTTTCACCTGAAGATACCGCGTTTTATCTGACTGCTGGTATGCGTTTTGGTGCTTTTACTCCATCGCTAACCTATGAGAAGTTAGATGGTCGCGGTGATCTACGTTTCTTAGATCAGGTAGCAGCCTTACCTGAAGCGGCGCAACCCGCAGCGACCGCTGCAGTGGTTGGTTTACAGCAAGCCGTGGCTGATGAGTATGATGTGGTGACCCTAGGTGTACGTTATGATTATGACACGAATATTGCCTTAAAAGCTGATATTAGCTCTTATACAAGTGACGTTGATGACTCATTAGACACGGGGTTGTTACGCTTCGCAGTTAACTATATTTTTTAGTAAATGAAGAACTAATAAGCGTCTCAATTGAGGCGCTTTTTTTTACGTCAAAATTTAATATGTCTTTTGTGTTTCTCAGGCTTTACCTTAGATGCGTCACTCCAAAGGGCATTAATGTGCTGCTTACAAGTGGATAGGGAGTTGGTATACTCGACGCTATAGCCCTTGCAAAC encodes:
- the nagB-II gene encoding glucosamine-6-phosphate deaminase NagB-II; the encoded protein is MTSIMAREAASASELLAKQLMLNHESCERIAQKIQLLNPSVVYIVARGSSDHAGVFAKYLIEVELGIPVVAAAPSVVTVFHKQLKLDNALVIGISQSGRSPDILQHMQMAKDAGALCIGLVNDESSPLAKLVDQLLPLRVEQEVAVAATKSYLACLSALLQLVAHCKKDPELMAAVSEIPKALSLAIEGSKQLHSDMFKGCDKCIVLGRGFGYAIAKEVALKLKEVCAIQAEAFSSAEFVHGPVALAQKPLKVLSLGLLDESQVAHEQQIDDVTQRGASVLSMKPFPDDVHPRLGALMIMQRFYLDIADISLQLGCDPDSPQGLNKVTLTV
- a CDS encoding GH92 family glycosyl hydrolase is translated as MKKQFLAGAFSLCAVGSLAGCATSSVSSMQQASVPQATIVQVADEQLLQYADPFIGTGGHGHTFPGAVVPFGMVQLSPDNPSKGWDWTSGYNYSDNQLLGFSHTHLSGTGVGDLLDVLVMPFRGDYKTRRDNELKHVVSEYSHSDESASPGYYQVGLPEEQVNAELTATERTGVHRYTFSGQEDAKVLIDLGYAQNYDKSVATFMRVIDDSTLVGYRISTGWSDYQPVYFVAKFNQPFAHQFYKEGEALAGPFINAEKSEVVLNFGDIADKALVAKVGISYVSIAGAKQNLAAEVADFDFDNTKRQAQALWAAQLGKFNVTDDNEQAKRKFYTALYHSFLAPQTFNDVNGSYFGADGSAHNSQQFKRYSLFSLWDTFRALHPLLTISNGERVNDMVSSMMAFYDETGLLPSWDLMANETDVMIGYHAVPVIVDAYFKGLTDVDPELLFQALKASAMQTRFGIDLFAEYGYVPSDLEVEAVSKTLEYAFDDWAIARMAKALNKNADYAYFTQRAESYKTLFDKQTGFMRGKTQQGEWVKNFSPTHVDHRTTDYTEANAWQYTWFVPHDVDGLMALFGGEAPFLNKLDTLFSTDSFMEGDVSPDISGLIGQYAHGNEPVHHVPYMYSLTSQKWKGEQRIKEIRETMYRDNPDGLSGNDDVGQMSAWYVFSALGFYPLNPADGQYVLGTPQFDSVQIQLPDDKVFTIKRVQSAEDTAGYVKEATLNGQPVNMNTISHSELMQGGELIFTF
- a CDS encoding phosphate ABC transporter substrate-binding protein, with the translated sequence MLKHTIKKISLTAALLLGSASVFAEVVVIVHPSNSASIDAKTTQRIFLGKEKKFSSGEQATPINQAAGTASRNSFDNDTLGRNSAQVSAYWSKLVFTGKGIPPKEVANDGEVIAIVAANPNAIGYVDSGSVDASVKAIPLN